A segment of the Streptomyces sp. NBC_01235 genome:
GCGGGTGATCGGGACAGGTTCGAGCCACGAGCAACTTGACGCACTGCGCCGACTCGGCCTCCACGACGGCATCGACTATCGCACCGAAGACGTGCGCCGGCGCGTCCTCGAACTCACGGACGGCATCGGCGTCGACCTGGCCCTGGATCCCGTTGGCGGGCCCATGACGCAGCAGGTGATCCATGCTACGCGCCAGGGGGGCACGGTGGTCTTCCTCGGGGCGTCGGCCAGGGAGGCGTCGATGGTCGATGCGACCACGCTCCTCCTGGGCAACTGCACCCTGAGCGGCTTCAGCCTCAGCCCGATGATCCACACGCCGCGCGTGCGTGCCTACATCGCCGACATCATCCGCCGGGTCGCCGAAGGCGACCTCGACGTGGTCGTCGACCGGGTGTTCCCGCTCGCCGACGCCGCCGACGCGCATCGCTACGCCGAGCAGCGCGGTCGTATCGGCCGGGTGGTGATGGTGCCGTGACGGCCCGGCGGCAACGACGACCGTAATCGACGATCAGGGAAAAGAGAAAAGGAAGTGGCACTGCCCATGGAAACTCGCTCAGATGAGGAAACTGGCATCAGCTCGGTGACCGTCGACATCTCCGTCGAAGCCAGCGCGGCCTTCACCTGGGATGTCATACGCGACATCTACGCGGTGAACACGCGGCTCATCCCAGGGTTCGCGGTCACTGTCGAACGGGGGCCGGACAGCAGAATCGTGACCTTCGCCGATGGTATGAGGGCCACGGAGCGCATCGCCGAACTCGACGACGACGCTCGACGGCTTCGATACCAGGTGACTGACAGCACCGTGACGCACCATCTGGGAACCCAGGTTGTGCGCGAGGACGACACGGGTGTCCATCTCGTGTGGACGACCGAGTTCGCACCCGCATCACTCCTCGACTACACCACCACGAACATGCGCGCCGCCGCGGAACTCATGAAAACAACGATCGACACCGCGTACGCCAACCAGCGATGAATTACCGTCCTCATTGCCTCGCGCCACGCGGTCTCCTCTAAAGGCCCGCACCAGCGCGGTCACCCACTTCGGATCCGTGCGGCCGGGGGCCTCCCCACGTCGCCTTCAGTGAGAAGCCGCTCAACGGATAACGGACGTGCAGATCGAACAGGGTTCCTGGCCGGGTGACCTTCCGGGCACGGGCCGAACTGGTCCGTCTTGCGGTCGCCGCGTCCGTAGACGTGGCAGAACAGCCGGTCGTCGCTGGTCGGGGCGTCCGGGCGGAGCCAGTTGCTGACATCCACGGCCAGCACGATCCGCCCGTCGGCCGCCCTGGGCAGCGGCAGGCCGGCCAGCGTGCGGCGCAACCGCGTCGGCTCCAGCCAGCCCCGGTCCAACGCGGCATACAGGGCGCCGCGCCCGCGTCGGTGCTCGACCGCCAGACAGAGCTCGACCAGAGTCTTCACCGGCCCGTCCGTGCACAAGATCGCGTCCGTGAGCTCGAAGAGCGCGTCCTGGCGGGCGTAGA
Coding sequences within it:
- a CDS encoding SRPBCC family protein, with translation MTVDISVEASAAFTWDVIRDIYAVNTRLIPGFAVTVERGPDSRIVTFADGMRATERIAELDDDARRLRYQVTDSTVTHHLGTQVVREDDTGVHLVWTTEFAPASLLDYTTTNMRAAAELMKTTIDTAYANQR